One Papaver somniferum cultivar HN1 chromosome 10, ASM357369v1, whole genome shotgun sequence genomic window carries:
- the LOC113315673 gene encoding uncharacterized protein LOC113315673 has translation MEQSSASGIPKNPNKFINVVLNHGEHSAVFRVNTKITVEELKHLACKQWRSLSPGSICFSYMDNAQVVFVTGDIQLQSLIGFMILIDNEDVYLRVGMILNHTSRSKSGYSRSSGSKSGCSISFGSCSKSACETESPKMVRVLDHDADKGKPLIIDEWNYVFDEIGREFMGGVKAVRIALDKYKMATGHKIVILKNDTTRFTAKCEEDGCSWRIHFGPVNGDTSRFVLKDSNAHRLKSPAVITKLVKHLIAENIQGDPSLKPRQIISLFKKTYGSNIKYHHARRGKEVVFEEQYGDDEKSYSDFTWYVKAIEETNPDSYVRFEVEDGTNRFQRIFVCYGSCKHWYRYLRPMIYLDATFLTGRYRGTLMDATCINRNNEFYPFAFAIVSSENKDNWFWFLENLQKLVDGCPIVFLSDRGEGLLQGIPKYFPNSHHSYCFYHIKCNLPIGSGDANSKPVLDLFYKAAYSYTPTNFEEALWGMHAIGCGHVANYIRTIPKEKWANVFFPVCRYGAHSSTLAESFNNWVLPFKKLPAFVLLDAIRLKVMEKMSERSILGLETFNTRITPEYEALLKENIDSGRTWTVFQWRVNGFPCAHACASIQATREDIYSFVEPYFTTEWYNRTYQHIIFPIPNYDKPKSYDPSNRVIVPILVPPPGRRRTHRIKNAYEKQKRAMMCTKCFTFGHHNRTTCPMI, from the exons ATGGAGCAAAGTTCAGCctcag GGATACCAAAGAATCCTAACAAGTTTATTAATgttgttttgaatcatggtgagcaTTCTGCGGTTTTTCGTGTTAATACTAAAATAACCGTAGAAGAATTGAAGCATTTAGCATGCAAGCAGTGGAGGTCTTTGTCCCCTGGGAGTATATGTTTCAGCTATATGGACAATGCTCAAGTAGTTTTTGTGACAGGTGATATACAACTACAAAGCTTAATTGGTTTCAtgattcttattgataatgaagatgtGTATTTGCGTGTGGGTATGATTCTGAATCATACTTCTCGTTCTAAGTCTGGTTATAGCAGAAGTTCTGGTTCTAAGTCTGGTTGCAGCATTAGTTTTGGTTCTTGTTCTAAGtctgcttgtgaaactgaaagtcCTAAGATGGTAAGGGTATTAGATCATGATGCAGACAAGGGGAAGCCTCTTATTATCGATGAATGGAATTATGTATTTGACGAGATTGGTAGAGAATTCATGGGTGGTGTTAAAGCTGTTAGGATTGCTCTCGATAAGTACAAGATGGCTACTGGTCACAAGATTGTTATTCTTAAAAATGACACAACTCGTTTTACTGCAAAATGCGAAGAAGATGGTTGTTCttggaggattcactttgggcCTGTGAATGGTGATACTTCTCGGTTCGTGCTGAAAGATTCTAACGCTCACAG gttgaagagtcctgCGGTGATAACCAAGTTAGTCAAGCATTTGATCGCTGAAAATATACAAGGTGATCCTAGCTTAAAACCCAGACAAATCATTTCACTTTTCAAGAAAacttatgggtccaatattaagtatcaccatgcccgtaGAGGGAAAGAAGTTGTATTTGAAGAACAGTATGGCGATGATGAGAAGTCGTATAGTGATTTTACTTGGTATGTCAaagcaattgaagaaactaatCCCGATAGCTATGTGAGGTTTGAAGTTGAGGATGGAACCAATAGATTTCAGAGGATATTCGTTTGTTACGGTTCTTGCAAGCATTGGTATAGGTATCTCAggcccatgatttacttggacgctactttccttactggtagataCAGGGGTACTCTGATGGATGCAACATGTATCAACAGAAACAATGAGTTTTACCCATTTGCTTTTGCTATTGTTTCTTCTGAAAACAAAgataattggttttggtttctggagAATCTTCAAAAACTTGTCGATGGTTGTCcgattgttttccttagtgatcgtGGAGAAGGACTTTTACAGggcattccaaaatattttcctaattcacATCATAGCTATTGCTTTTACCACATCAAATGCAATCTCCCCATTGGATCAGGTGATGCGAATTCGAAGCCCGttcttgatttgttttacaaagctgCGTACTCTTACACACCAACAAACTTTGAAGAAGCTTTGTGGGGCATGCATGCAATTGGATGTGGGCATGTTGCTAACTATATCAGGACTATTCCAAAGGAGAAATGGGCAAATGTATTTTTCCCTGTATGCAGATATGGTGCTCACTCTTCAACTCTTGCTGAGTCCTTCAACAACTGGGTTCTTCCTTTCAAAAAGTTGCCTGCTTTTGTTCTTCTCGATGCGATACg tttgaaggttatggAGAAGATGTCTGAGAGAAGCATACTAGGTCTAGAAACTTTCAACACTAGGATCACTCCTGAATATGAGGCTTTACTAAAGGAAAACATTGACAGTGGTCGTACTTGGACTGTTTTTCA GTGGCGAGTTAATGGTTTTCCTTGTGCCCATGCTTGTGCTTCCATTCAAGCTACGAGAGAAGACATCTattcatttgttgagccatacttcACCACCGAATGGTACAACAGGACATACCAGCACATCATCTTTCCAATCCCCAATTATGACAAGCCGAAGTCTTATGATCCTAGTAATAGGGTTATTGTTCCTATTCTTGTTCCTCCACCGGGTAGACGAAGAACACATCGCATCAAGAATGCATATGAGAAGCAAAAGAGGGctatgatgtgcacaaagtgcttcacTTTTGGTCACCACAACAGAACTACCTGCCCCATGATTTGA